ATGGAACCGGTGATTTGGCTCGCCTCATCACTGAGGATATCGCCAAACATGTTCGAGGTTACAATCACATCGAACTGACGGGGATTACGAACCAGCTGCATGGCTGCATTATCGACATACATGTGGCTTACTTCCACATCGGGGTACTCACTTTGTATTCTTTGTACCACCTCTCTCCAGAGCTGGCTGGAATTGAGGATATTTGCCTTGTCTACACTGCATAGGCGCTTTGAACGCTTCTGGGCAATCTCAAAACCCTTTCGTACAATCCGCTCAATCTCCACTACTGTATAGGCCATGGTATCATAGGCACGGTCATCACTGCGACCGCGCTCGCCGAAGTAGATACCGCCGGTGAGTTCACGCACCACCATGATATCCAGTCCTTCACCAATGATTTCGCTCTTCAGTGGGCAGGCATCAGCGAGTTGCTTGTAAAGAATTGCAGGACGCAGGTTGCAGAACAACCCCATGCCGCCACGCAAGCCAAGCAGGGCCTTCTCTGGTCTGAGGTGGGAAGGAAGGGTATCCCACTTCGGTCCACCAACTGCCCCAAGGAGCACCCCGTCACTCTGTTTGCACCCCTCAAGGGTGGCATCAGGAAGGGGAATCCCTACATTGTCGAGGGCCACACCACCTGCATCATAGCTGCTGGTAGTGAACTCATGGGAGAATTTCTTGGCAACCGCCCCAAGGACTTTTACGCCCTCTCTTACGATATCTGGTCCGATTCCATCGCCGGGAACCAGTGCAATATGCTTCTTCATGCCTTGCCTCCCCCGTTTGCGATGTAACCGGCAAGCCCACCGTTTGCGATCAGGTCCTGCATAAAGGGAGGAAATGGCTCACTATGGAACACATCTCCTGTGCTCTCATTGGTGATGGTACCAGTGTTGAAATCGACACTGACCACATCACCGGCCTTGATCCCGTCACAGGCCTCAGGGCATTCGAGGATGGGGAGCCCGATATTGATTGCGTTGCGGTAGAAGATTCTTGCGAATGTTCTTGCGATTACGCAGCTGATCCCACTTTCCTTGATGGCGATGGGAGCATGCTCACGGCTTGAACCGCAACCAAAATTCTTGTCAGCTACCATGATATCTCCCTCTTTCACCTGTTTGATGAAATCCTGGTCGATATCCTCCATGCAGTGGGAGGCCAACTCCTTGTGATTGGAGGTATTGAGATACCTCGCTGGGATGATTACATCGGTATCGACGTTGTCCCCATATCTAAAAACCGTTCCTTTGGCTTGCATCTTACTCCTCCA
The sequence above is drawn from the uncultured Sphaerochaeta sp. genome and encodes:
- the leuB gene encoding 3-isopropylmalate dehydrogenase, with protein sequence MKKHIALVPGDGIGPDIVREGVKVLGAVAKKFSHEFTTSSYDAGGVALDNVGIPLPDATLEGCKQSDGVLLGAVGGPKWDTLPSHLRPEKALLGLRGGMGLFCNLRPAILYKQLADACPLKSEIIGEGLDIMVVRELTGGIYFGERGRSDDRAYDTMAYTVVEIERIVRKGFEIAQKRSKRLCSVDKANILNSSQLWREVVQRIQSEYPDVEVSHMYVDNAAMQLVRNPRQFDVIVTSNMFGDILSDEASQITGSIGMLPSASLAEDGFGMYEPIHGSAPDIAGKDLANPIATILSVAMMLRYSFSLSEEADAIEKAVSSVLDAGYRTADIYTDGMKKVGTSEMGDLIAQAL
- the leuD gene encoding 3-isopropylmalate dehydratase small subunit, whose amino-acid sequence is MQAKGTVFRYGDNVDTDVIIPARYLNTSNHKELASHCMEDIDQDFIKQVKEGDIMVADKNFGCGSSREHAPIAIKESGISCVIARTFARIFYRNAINIGLPILECPEACDGIKAGDVVSVDFNTGTITNESTGDVFHSEPFPPFMQDLIANGGLAGYIANGGGKA